Proteins encoded by one window of Candidatus Obscuribacterales bacterium:
- a CDS encoding ribbon-helix-helix domain-containing protein, with protein MPKKVLVALPQGLLEQIDFVAGVEHRTRSDLIREAMRRYIENFRRTQGPRMSVSNVGAQKVALLTDAE; from the coding sequence ATGCCGAAAAAAGTATTAGTAGCTCTTCCCCAAGGATTACTCGAGCAAATTGATTTTGTTGCTGGTGTTGAACACCGTACCCGTTCGGATTTGATTCGCGAAGCCATGCGCCGCTATATTGAAAACTTCAGGCGCACCCAAGGTCCACGTATGTCCGTGAGCAACGTTGGAGCCCAGAAAGTCGCTCTTTTAACCGACGCTGAGTAG
- a CDS encoding CPBP family intramembrane metalloprotease has translation MPLVMPLIGVVLLTALVYYHRDDSQPLQQKIVLIGITLFIAQAAYTTIERRDRVNTTSLVVAGEGANLMLRSYMAFDFIKANLPEVFGRLKPVMGDNPTSFTDDFISQAESTLRSSLKENPNSPYLQIRLALVLAEADLKKNKPEIEKLLTNLQKNEDPRVSEFAGIIHKIYFETVTKTYEPSYEATIEKLMPLSWYRDTALLRLYKVTGDSENYNKYVQLSEQKAVDWINKMALIIIGLPLIILGGLGILFIQMCLIAAKGPGEQKLLPVAGIGDVRSVVTVMIAWMANEVIVSSVMASLDIKMSGVPATMMSAFLAVTYLVSNGPVWFYIYWFAFRRKKIPLLSGLKIKTDKGIAASVFFGFIAWMAAVPIVLIAFAISTKFFGAHGSQNPVLSILFQVARSNNLPAIALFYLSLSVLAPVCEEPLFRGLVYQSVRSKIGVVGAAVFSAFLFAILHLDPGGLGPLFALGLVLAIVFEKTGSLVPSMITHGLWNGMNFTISLLASSW, from the coding sequence ATGCCACTTGTGATGCCCCTAATTGGGGTCGTCTTGTTAACGGCGCTGGTTTATTACCATCGGGATGATTCGCAACCCCTGCAGCAGAAAATTGTCCTCATCGGCATAACTCTTTTTATTGCCCAGGCTGCTTATACAACTATCGAACGTCGTGATAGGGTGAATACCACTTCATTAGTAGTTGCTGGTGAAGGAGCGAACTTGATGCTGCGAAGCTATATGGCTTTTGACTTCATCAAGGCAAATCTGCCTGAAGTATTCGGTAGACTGAAACCTGTCATGGGAGATAATCCGACAAGCTTTACCGATGACTTCATTTCTCAAGCCGAGAGTACTTTGCGTTCATCGCTAAAGGAAAATCCAAATAGCCCCTATTTGCAGATTCGTCTGGCTCTTGTGTTAGCTGAAGCTGATTTGAAAAAGAACAAGCCGGAAATTGAAAAGCTGCTTACTAATTTGCAGAAAAACGAAGACCCGCGTGTTTCTGAATTTGCCGGAATCATCCACAAGATTTATTTTGAAACGGTAACTAAAACGTACGAGCCTAGTTATGAAGCGACAATTGAAAAACTCATGCCATTAAGTTGGTACAGAGATACCGCGCTTTTGCGTTTATACAAAGTCACAGGCGACAGTGAGAATTACAACAAATACGTGCAATTGTCTGAGCAGAAAGCTGTTGATTGGATCAACAAAATGGCCCTAATAATAATCGGACTGCCTCTGATCATTCTTGGTGGCTTGGGGATTTTGTTTATTCAGATGTGTTTGATTGCAGCCAAAGGTCCAGGCGAGCAAAAACTTTTGCCGGTTGCCGGAATAGGTGATGTACGCTCAGTTGTCACGGTTATGATTGCTTGGATGGCCAACGAAGTGATCGTCAGCTCAGTAATGGCCAGCCTTGATATCAAAATGTCCGGTGTGCCCGCAACTATGATGTCGGCGTTTTTGGCAGTTACATATTTGGTTTCCAATGGTCCGGTTTGGTTCTACATCTATTGGTTTGCCTTCCGCCGCAAGAAAATTCCACTGCTGTCCGGCTTGAAGATAAAGACGGACAAAGGAATAGCTGCATCCGTATTTTTTGGATTTATTGCCTGGATGGCGGCTGTGCCGATTGTACTTATAGCCTTTGCAATTTCTACAAAGTTTTTCGGAGCGCATGGATCTCAAAATCCGGTCTTATCAATTCTCTTTCAAGTGGCGCGCTCCAACAACTTGCCGGCAATTGCGCTTTTCTATTTGTCTTTGTCTGTTCTGGCTCCAGTGTGTGAAGAACCCTTATTCCGTGGGTTGGTCTACCAGAGCGTGCGCTCGAAAATAGGTGTTGTCGGGGCAGCTGTGTTTTCGGCCTTCTTGTTTGCAATTTTGCATCTGGACCCAGGCGGGCTTGGTCCTTTGTTTGCACTTGGACTAGTGCTTGCGATTGTTTTTGAAAAGACAGGCAGTCTTGTACCGTCGATGATCACTCACGGGCTTTGGAATGGCATGAATTTTACGATATCGCTTTTAGCTAGTAGCTGGTAG
- the ppk2 gene encoding polyphosphate kinase 2: MSSVNDGFQNPNSVGSGNLPAEALLEDDLSTSITFTEAHNDLALELEAGLLEISRIESDNPDLANIEFSPSDESQARTAIGRAAAKLTSEDLQLINNNRGLLALLKKKRIKVNDVLEALRYEDELVKLQVELVRFQRWVQESGRRVAILFEGRDAAGKGGTIRRFTEHLNPRSIRVVALPKPTLEEQGQWYFQRYSKQLPNRGEIVFFDRSWYNRAVVEPVNGFCTEGEYKRFMQQVPEYEHMLYEDGITIIKFWFSISKEEQLKRMVSRQTNPLKQWKLSPVDQSAQEKWDVYTHYKEEMFSKTHTSFSPWIIVKANSKRLARLESIRYVLDHFPYPGKGDTNTPIHPDPNIIGRFHRNIIKID, encoded by the coding sequence ATGTCCAGCGTTAATGATGGTTTCCAAAACCCAAATTCCGTAGGCTCCGGCAATTTACCGGCTGAAGCGTTACTGGAAGACGATCTGAGCACTTCAATTACGTTTACAGAGGCGCACAATGACCTGGCTCTGGAACTAGAAGCCGGACTTTTAGAAATTTCGCGCATCGAAAGCGATAACCCGGATCTCGCCAACATCGAATTTTCACCATCCGATGAAAGTCAGGCAAGAACAGCTATTGGGCGGGCCGCAGCAAAACTGACGAGCGAAGATCTACAACTGATCAATAACAATCGCGGTTTACTTGCTCTTCTCAAGAAAAAACGAATCAAAGTCAACGATGTCCTTGAGGCATTGCGCTATGAAGACGAATTAGTCAAACTGCAAGTAGAGCTAGTGCGTTTTCAAAGATGGGTGCAAGAGTCAGGCAGACGTGTAGCAATTCTATTTGAAGGCCGCGATGCAGCCGGTAAAGGTGGAACAATCAGGCGCTTTACCGAACACTTAAACCCACGTTCAATTCGCGTAGTAGCTCTTCCAAAACCAACCCTTGAAGAACAAGGACAGTGGTATTTCCAGAGATACTCAAAACAATTGCCGAACAGAGGCGAAATTGTATTTTTCGACCGCAGTTGGTACAACCGTGCGGTAGTTGAACCTGTAAACGGCTTCTGTACCGAAGGCGAGTACAAGCGTTTCATGCAGCAAGTCCCGGAATACGAGCACATGCTCTATGAAGATGGCATAACGATTATCAAATTCTGGTTCTCTATTTCCAAAGAAGAACAATTAAAGCGCATGGTCTCCCGTCAAACAAATCCATTGAAGCAATGGAAACTGAGCCCGGTTGACCAATCAGCTCAGGAAAAGTGGGATGTCTACACTCACTACAAAGAAGAGATGTTCAGCAAAACTCACACTTCATTTAGTCCATGGATTATCGTCAAAGCCAATAGCAAACGCCTGGCAAGACTGGAAAGCATCCGCTACGTACTCGATCATTTCCCTTATCCCGGCAAAGGCGACACGAATACACCAATTCATCCCGATCCAAACATCATCGGGCGCTTCCATAGAAATATCATCAAGATCGACTAA
- the selD gene encoding selenide, water dikinase SelD has protein sequence MSNIQEEKTKQEALDDICRLTSNVKAGGCAAKMSASQLAEIVFGIPKLDCPQLLTGIDNFEDASVYKISDDLAIIQSVDFFPPVVDDPYLFGQIAAVNALSDIYAMGGKPIMALNIFSFPSCDLPLSAAKEILRGGAKAISDAGAVLAGGHSIQGKEVLYGLSVTGLVHPDKILTNNKALAGDQIILCKPIGTGVALLAHKGGLLSEQVQSILFQNLTYLNNQVLKLALKYNIHAATDVTGFGLVGHLHEMALASRLKTQVICKAVPLLPQVKDFADQGFIPAAAYANRLSYEKYVRGLTDDAIVDLLFDPQTAGGLMFSCDKVETGKLLSDLKNAKIEAAVIGEFVAGETSENGIVELVI, from the coding sequence ATGAGCAATATTCAAGAAGAAAAGACAAAACAAGAAGCGTTAGATGACATTTGCCGACTGACGTCCAATGTAAAAGCAGGTGGATGCGCAGCAAAAATGAGTGCATCTCAACTAGCTGAAATAGTCTTTGGCATTCCAAAACTTGACTGCCCGCAATTGCTTACCGGCATAGACAATTTCGAAGATGCATCCGTCTACAAAATCTCAGATGATCTCGCAATAATTCAGAGTGTCGATTTCTTTCCACCGGTTGTTGATGATCCATATTTGTTCGGCCAAATTGCAGCAGTAAATGCCTTATCCGACATTTACGCGATGGGCGGTAAGCCAATCATGGCTCTTAACATTTTTAGTTTTCCCTCTTGCGATCTACCACTTTCCGCGGCCAAAGAAATTCTTCGCGGCGGAGCAAAAGCAATTAGCGATGCCGGAGCAGTATTGGCCGGCGGACATTCTATACAAGGAAAAGAAGTCTTATATGGATTGTCGGTAACAGGTCTTGTTCACCCCGACAAAATTTTGACTAATAACAAAGCTTTGGCCGGTGATCAAATTATTCTTTGCAAACCAATTGGAACAGGTGTTGCACTTTTAGCTCATAAAGGCGGCCTACTATCTGAACAAGTGCAATCAATCCTTTTCCAAAATCTCACATACTTGAACAATCAAGTTTTAAAGCTTGCACTAAAGTACAACATACATGCAGCCACAGATGTCACAGGATTTGGTTTGGTGGGACACCTGCATGAAATGGCTTTAGCAAGCAGACTAAAGACACAAGTCATTTGCAAAGCTGTTCCTCTATTACCGCAAGTTAAAGACTTTGCCGATCAGGGATTTATTCCGGCAGCGGCTTATGCCAATCGACTGTCTTATGAAAAATACGTGCGGGGTCTTACAGATGATGCAATTGTCGATCTTCTTTTTGATCCGCAAACTGCCGGTGGTTTGATGTTCTCTTGCGATAAAGTTGAGACCGGCAAACTACTATCAGATCTAAAGAATGCCAAGATTGAGGCAGCTGTAATTGGTGAATTTGTCGCCGGTGAAACCAGTGAAAATGGAATCGTGGAGTTAGTTATTTAA
- the yedF gene encoding sulfurtransferase-like selenium metabolism protein YedF has protein sequence MQRVDLRNLSCPEPVLRTKKLFDDPNVEAAEVLVDDEVSVRNLERLSKYLKASVSSKKTDKGFQVTLKRTLDPKVILSASEESPVKDGNHGAKSTTVVFLSKDTFGEGDEEFSRTLLNLFLQTLFETGQRPQAILMANSGVKLMAKSSAVLRVLQDFQKEGVEVAACGLCVDYYGLKEDIPVPQITNMFAICEYLTSAEKVLSP, from the coding sequence ATGCAACGCGTTGATCTAAGAAATCTCAGCTGTCCTGAACCTGTGCTTCGCACAAAAAAACTTTTCGACGATCCCAATGTCGAAGCAGCTGAAGTGCTTGTCGATGATGAGGTTTCCGTAAGAAATCTTGAACGACTTTCCAAATACTTGAAAGCATCGGTAAGCTCCAAGAAAACCGACAAAGGATTTCAAGTCACACTTAAAAGAACCCTTGATCCCAAAGTCATTCTGAGCGCGAGCGAAGAATCTCCAGTAAAGGATGGAAATCACGGAGCCAAAAGCACAACTGTTGTTTTTCTTTCAAAAGATACTTTTGGAGAAGGTGATGAGGAATTCAGCCGAACACTTTTAAATTTGTTCTTGCAAACTTTATTTGAAACTGGACAAAGGCCGCAAGCAATTTTGATGGCTAACTCCGGAGTTAAGTTAATGGCGAAAAGTTCTGCCGTTTTGAGAGTCCTTCAAGACTTTCAGAAAGAAGGTGTTGAAGTTGCAGCTTGTGGACTGTGCGTAGATTATTACGGACTAAAGGAAGACATACCAGTGCCGCAAATAACAAACATGTTTGCTATTTGCGAGTATTTAACTTCTGCCGAAAAGGTTCTCAGTCCCTGA
- a CDS encoding carbohydrate kinase, whose amino-acid sequence MSVAAIGEIVVDWLSVKAGKTRLDATQFSRHLGGNAANVAIAFSRLGGASRLIGKIGIDFHGDFLRRTLIKEGVLLDFLIADDKHPTAQCYVFTDTHGSHSFYNWPDPNAASDLKPKDVKPEALAGARFLHATGISMTAEPRRSAIEKAMSLAAQMGLVISFDAGFPTGEDEKAKALAAACLTRAHIVKVNLQELMFWSDAESLKSPKEMAQVLFERYRPTVLAATLAGNGCILVSDKGIAVCPGYEVYSVDEVGAGDAFMAGLMYAIDQRLGQKSNPEKLAELTLSDWQRIGAFANAVGARACERLGAIDGLPVLDEVLALLALPANKVVS is encoded by the coding sequence ATGTCGGTTGCAGCCATCGGGGAAATTGTCGTTGATTGGTTGTCCGTTAAAGCCGGCAAGACTCGTTTGGATGCAACGCAGTTTAGTCGTCATTTAGGCGGCAATGCTGCCAATGTTGCTATTGCATTTAGCAGACTTGGTGGAGCATCCAGGCTTATCGGCAAGATAGGCATTGATTTTCATGGCGATTTTCTAAGAAGAACCCTCATCAAAGAAGGAGTCTTGCTGGATTTTCTCATTGCCGATGACAAACATCCAACTGCCCAATGTTACGTGTTCACCGACACACATGGCAGTCATAGTTTCTACAACTGGCCCGATCCCAATGCTGCTTCGGATTTAAAACCCAAAGATGTTAAACCGGAAGCTCTTGCCGGTGCTCGCTTTCTGCACGCAACAGGAATTTCAATGACTGCTGAACCGAGACGCTCGGCCATTGAAAAGGCAATGAGTCTTGCAGCTCAAATGGGTTTGGTAATTTCCTTTGACGCCGGATTTCCCACAGGCGAAGATGAAAAGGCAAAAGCATTAGCAGCAGCTTGTCTTACTCGTGCGCATATCGTCAAAGTAAATTTGCAGGAACTTATGTTCTGGTCGGATGCCGAGTCTCTAAAGTCTCCAAAAGAAATGGCGCAAGTTTTGTTTGAACGTTATAGACCGACTGTCTTGGCTGCCACTCTTGCCGGTAATGGCTGCATTTTGGTTAGCGATAAAGGAATAGCTGTTTGTCCCGGCTATGAAGTCTATTCAGTTGATGAGGTTGGCGCCGGTGATGCGTTTATGGCCGGTCTCATGTATGCCATTGATCAGCGTTTGGGGCAAAAGAGCAATCCGGAGAAATTGGCGGAGTTAACTCTTAGTGACTGGCAAAGAATTGGCGCCTTTGCCAATGCCGTAGGTGCGCGTGCTTGCGAGCGACTTGGCGCAATAGATGGTCTGCCTGTGTTGGACGAAGTGCTGGCTCTTTTGGCACTGCCTGCTAACAAGGTGGTTAGTTAA
- a CDS encoding iron-containing alcohol dehydrogenase, producing the protein MQAFEFCSGTRISFGEGAASSVADVLKELGATKVLIITDGNLLKAGVVEPILQSLAEGGFENPAIFSSVPQDSDVDSVMSAVELGVKNDCDSLIAIGGGSVMDTAKATNICLTYQGDNYEGHLIDYQGLNNLPTKLLPLIAIPTTAGTGSEVSLVAMVMDRNEGRKLLFGSPFLAPDRAILDPTLLLSLPPRLTAATGLDALTHDIEALVAPIAPSAFVDALALESMKLLFEFLPLATADGKDLEARGQTLVASTMAGLAFTNSGVGIVHALAHSTGAKYGTHHGMTNAVFLPHGMEFNLDVSVSRFAHASRYLGFSDSSRDAEAADALISSVRNIISDLGLPDRLQNLGVPAPVNGDYEEIALLASTDPAIMFNPKEASLEDIIRIYERAY; encoded by the coding sequence ATGCAAGCATTCGAATTTTGTTCAGGTACAAGAATTTCTTTCGGCGAAGGCGCTGCTTCAAGCGTTGCTGATGTTTTAAAAGAGCTGGGAGCAACCAAAGTGCTCATTATCACCGACGGCAATTTGCTGAAAGCTGGTGTTGTTGAGCCAATTTTGCAATCGCTTGCTGAAGGTGGTTTTGAAAATCCGGCAATTTTCAGTTCGGTCCCCCAAGACTCCGATGTTGACTCAGTCATGAGCGCTGTTGAACTGGGCGTGAAAAATGACTGTGATTCATTGATTGCCATTGGTGGTGGTTCTGTTATGGACACTGCTAAGGCAACAAATATTTGTTTGACCTATCAGGGCGACAACTATGAAGGTCACCTGATTGATTATCAAGGCTTGAATAATCTGCCGACAAAACTTTTGCCTTTGATTGCCATTCCGACAACCGCAGGCACAGGCTCGGAAGTTTCTTTGGTAGCCATGGTTATGGACCGCAATGAAGGTAGAAAGCTTTTATTCGGCAGCCCATTTTTAGCTCCTGATAGGGCTATTTTGGATCCGACTCTTTTGCTCTCATTGCCACCGCGTTTGACGGCAGCCACAGGACTTGATGCGCTGACGCACGATATTGAAGCTCTTGTAGCTCCAATTGCGCCGTCGGCTTTTGTTGATGCATTGGCTTTAGAGTCCATGAAGTTGCTGTTCGAGTTTCTTCCTCTTGCTACAGCCGATGGTAAGGATTTGGAAGCCCGCGGGCAAACACTTGTGGCAAGCACCATGGCCGGCTTAGCTTTTACTAATAGCGGTGTCGGTATTGTTCATGCGCTGGCTCATTCAACAGGAGCCAAGTACGGAACTCATCACGGCATGACCAATGCAGTTTTCCTGCCGCACGGTATGGAATTCAACTTGGATGTCTCTGTTTCCAGATTTGCTCATGCTTCACGATATCTTGGATTCTCAGATTCAAGTCGCGATGCTGAAGCGGCAGATGCTTTGATTTCATCCGTGAGAAATATAATCTCCGACTTGGGATTGCCGGATCGCTTGCAGAACTTGGGTGTTCCGGCACCGGTTAACGGAGATTATGAAGAAATTGCTTTGCTTGCTTCGACAGATCCTGCAATAATGTTTAACCCGAAGGAGGCCTCTCTAGAAGATATTATTCGTATATACGAGAGGGCGTACTGA